In the genome of Microbacterium saperdae, one region contains:
- a CDS encoding DUF4287 domain-containing protein gives MSFQAYLDNIETKTGLTPRQFIELAKEKGFDETTKATPIVAWLKEDYQLGQGHAMALVHVITKGPKIGDKHVGKPGAHGDKSDTLWLDGKDSNPDA, from the coding sequence ATGTCCTTCCAGGCTTACCTCGACAACATCGAGACCAAGACCGGCCTCACGCCGCGCCAGTTCATCGAACTCGCGAAGGAGAAGGGGTTCGACGAGACGACCAAGGCCACGCCGATCGTCGCGTGGCTGAAGGAGGACTATCAGCTCGGCCAGGGGCACGCGATGGCACTGGTGCATGTCATCACCAAGGGACCGAAGATCGGCGACAAGCACGTCGGCAAGCCCGGTGCGCACGGTGACAAGAGCGACACGCTCTGGCTCGACGGCAAGGATTCGAACCCCGACGCCTGA
- a CDS encoding Lrp/AsnC family transcriptional regulator: MDDSVDRAIVAEIARDGRATLSQLSDAVGLSVSAVQSRLRRLETRGVITGYRAILDPELVGTPLSAFIEITPLDPAQPDNAPELLEHLDAIEACHSIAGDASYMLFVRVASPRALEELVRDIRTAASVSTRTTVVLQTYYEHRPILPLGAEHATED, from the coding sequence ATGGATGATTCTGTCGACCGCGCGATCGTCGCGGAGATCGCGCGTGACGGACGCGCCACGCTCTCCCAGCTCTCGGATGCCGTCGGCCTCTCGGTATCGGCCGTGCAGTCCCGACTCCGCCGACTCGAGACCCGCGGAGTGATCACGGGCTACCGTGCGATCCTCGACCCCGAGCTCGTGGGCACCCCGCTCTCGGCCTTCATCGAGATCACCCCGCTCGACCCCGCGCAGCCGGACAACGCCCCCGAGCTGCTGGAGCACCTCGACGCGATCGAGGCCTGCCACTCCATCGCGGGTGATGCCAGCTACATGCTCTTCGTCCGTGTGGCCTCGCCGCGAGCCCTGGAGGAGCTGGTCCGCGACATCCGCACCGCGGCATCCGTCAGCACCCGCACGACCGTCGTTCTGCAGACCTACTACGAGCACCGGCCCATCCTCCCGCTCGGCGCCGAGCACGCGACAGAGGACTGA